A portion of the Halodesulfovibrio aestuarii DSM 17919 = ATCC 29578 genome contains these proteins:
- the glyS gene encoding glycine--tRNA ligase subunit beta, translating to MSLFILEIGTEELPARFQKGLEKELITRLSSFLKESNVEFDKVESHVTPRRAAVMVYDIAEVQKESEEVIPGPPVRIAYDADGNPTKAAAGFAKTQGVELADAFRLETDKGEYLAVRKKMGGAKTVDLLAAFCPELIAHLPFAKKMKWGDQEFTFARPVRWVLAMLNDVVVPFEVAELNSGNETYGHRVHAAGPFAIENAADYYATIEEKCAVVLSAEKRRAKIIEEGNALAEKAGGRIIWKDSLLDEVQGLVEHPIACLGDFDASFLELPRQALLTSMQSHQKSFGVEDAEGNLLPHFLTVLNTTPNEMEVVKVGWERVLRARLEDGRFFWNTDLKVDVNTWLEKLDSVIFLAPLGSMGNKTRRISGLCADLAAKVAPEIQADAERAGRICKADLVSEMVGEFDSLQGIMGGIYAARKGETDVVAQAIAEQYLPAGPDSPVPSTMGGALVSMADKADTLAGCFGLGMIPTGAADPYALRRCCLGIARIIIEKHLRISTAELFASAQSRYEGIAWKLDEQEALTKLNEFFAQRLKNYFTSKGYETLLVEAVLGADSDDVWAADARLKALSTYSKGDGFDQAVLTFKRAANIIRKQGSEAGVELSGAYDTTLFENDAEKAFAKALEDVAPKFAQLWAEEDFDALFALLAELRPAVDAFFDNVMVMCDDQKVRANRLNLLSALVQQLGRLADFSALQM from the coding sequence ATGTCCTTATTTATTTTGGAAATCGGCACTGAAGAGCTTCCCGCCCGTTTTCAAAAGGGGTTGGAAAAAGAATTAATTACCCGCCTTTCTAGTTTTCTCAAAGAATCCAATGTGGAATTTGATAAGGTAGAATCGCATGTAACCCCTCGTCGTGCTGCTGTAATGGTATATGACATTGCAGAAGTTCAGAAAGAAAGCGAAGAAGTTATTCCGGGGCCTCCTGTCCGTATTGCATACGATGCTGACGGTAATCCGACTAAAGCCGCCGCTGGTTTTGCAAAAACACAGGGTGTGGAACTCGCTGACGCATTCCGTCTTGAAACTGACAAAGGTGAATACCTTGCTGTCCGTAAAAAAATGGGTGGCGCAAAAACTGTTGATCTGCTCGCAGCATTTTGTCCGGAACTGATTGCACATCTTCCTTTCGCAAAGAAAATGAAGTGGGGCGATCAGGAATTCACTTTTGCTCGTCCAGTGCGCTGGGTTCTTGCAATGCTCAACGATGTGGTTGTTCCGTTTGAAGTTGCGGAGTTGAATTCCGGCAATGAGACATACGGTCACCGTGTGCATGCAGCGGGGCCATTCGCTATTGAAAATGCAGCTGACTATTACGCAACCATTGAAGAAAAGTGTGCAGTCGTTCTTTCTGCAGAAAAGCGTCGCGCTAAAATTATTGAAGAAGGTAATGCGCTTGCTGAAAAAGCAGGTGGGCGTATTATCTGGAAAGACAGCCTGTTGGATGAAGTTCAGGGACTTGTTGAGCATCCGATCGCTTGTCTTGGCGATTTTGATGCTTCCTTCCTTGAATTACCACGTCAGGCGCTGCTTACCAGTATGCAGAGTCACCAAAAAAGTTTTGGTGTGGAAGATGCCGAAGGCAATCTCCTTCCACACTTCCTTACTGTACTGAACACAACTCCGAACGAAATGGAAGTTGTTAAAGTTGGTTGGGAACGTGTTCTACGTGCACGTCTTGAAGATGGCCGTTTCTTCTGGAATACAGACCTTAAGGTTGATGTTAATACATGGCTTGAAAAACTCGACAGTGTTATCTTCCTTGCTCCTCTTGGAAGCATGGGGAATAAAACACGTCGTATTTCCGGTTTATGTGCAGATCTAGCAGCTAAGGTTGCTCCAGAAATTCAAGCTGATGCTGAACGTGCAGGCCGCATCTGTAAGGCTGATCTTGTTTCTGAGATGGTTGGTGAATTTGACAGCCTTCAGGGCATTATGGGTGGTATTTACGCGGCGCGTAAAGGCGAAACCGATGTAGTTGCTCAGGCAATTGCCGAGCAGTACCTCCCAGCAGGTCCTGATTCTCCAGTGCCATCTACCATGGGCGGTGCTTTGGTTTCCATGGCAGACAAAGCCGACACTCTTGCCGGTTGCTTCGGTCTGGGGATGATTCCAACCGGTGCTGCTGATCCATACGCACTGCGTCGTTGCTGTCTTGGTATTGCACGTATTATTATCGAAAAACATCTTCGCATTTCTACAGCAGAGCTTTTTGCGTCTGCACAGAGCCGTTACGAAGGTATTGCTTGGAAGCTGGATGAGCAGGAAGCTCTTACGAAGCTGAACGAGTTTTTTGCACAACGCCTGAAGAACTACTTTACCAGCAAAGGATATGAAACCTTGCTGGTTGAAGCTGTACTTGGTGCAGATTCAGATGATGTATGGGCTGCAGATGCTCGCTTAAAGGCTCTTTCTACATACAGCAAGGGCGATGGCTTTGATCAGGCAGTTCTTACCTTTAAGCGTGCTGCAAACATTATTCGTAAGCAGGGTAGCGAAGCTGGTGTAGAGCTCAGCGGCGCTTATGATACTACGCTATTTGAAAATGACGCAGAGAAAGCTTTTGCTAAAGCACTTGAGGACGTAGCTCCTAAGTTTGCTCAGCTTTGGGCAGAAGAAGATTTCGATGCTCTCTTTGCGTTGCTTGCAGAACTTCGTCCTGCAGTAGACGCTTTCTTTGATAATGTAATGGTTATGTGTGATGACCAGAAGGTGCGCGCAAACCGTTTGAACCTGCTGAGTGCTCTTGTACAGCAGCTTGGCCGTTTGGCAGACTTCTCTGCGCTACAGATGTAG
- the rpsT gene encoding 30S ribosomal protein S20, with protein MANHKSAIKRHRQSLKRAARNRAMKTRVRNVVKDVRAAVVEEDMTKAQEALRVANGILDKAAGKGVIHWKTAGRKISRLSKAVAGIKA; from the coding sequence TTGGCTAACCATAAATCTGCCATCAAGAGACATCGTCAGTCCCTTAAACGTGCTGCACGTAACCGTGCAATGAAAACTCGCGTTCGTAACGTTGTTAAAGACGTTCGCGCAGCAGTAGTTGAAGAAGATATGACGAAAGCTCAGGAAGCTCTCCGCGTAGCTAACGGTATTCTGGATAAAGCAGCCGGTAAAGGCGTTATCCATTGGAAAACCGCTGGACGCAAGATCTCCCGTCTGAGCAAGGCTGTTGCTGGCATTAAAGCCTAG
- the trkA gene encoding Trk system potassium transporter TrkA, whose protein sequence is MRLFNREPKADQLKVVIVGAGEVGYHISHRLAQEHKQVVVIDQDENALRRISEILDVQTILGSGSSPKVLKDAGAANADIFLAVTDSDEVNIIACLFANIIAPDAKKLARIRNEEYSGYSKELSENLLNISAIINPEVEVIKSIDRLLSMPGAVDYNEFAAGKIKLIGVRMGHGPLLDQTLMNFRSVVSDSDVIIAAIVRDDALIIPGGSDTIQKDDIVYFVCKNTSLESVRKACGRSLDPIKNAFIIGGGNIGFRLASLFEKKGIHTKIVDSNPDRCSVLAEKLDAALVLCGDGTDQEFLQEENIAEMDVVVSLTSDEETNILTSLLAKNLGVKKTVTRVNKLAYQPLIKAVGIDHSVSPRLSAVNSILQYVRQGNVLSSVSISGEGAEALEAIAESHSEIVGKPIKDLPFPKGTLVIGIMRDTEVIIPNGESVILPDDRIIILTTPENVARVEQALVVTLQSV, encoded by the coding sequence ATGCGTTTATTTAATCGTGAACCCAAGGCTGACCAGCTGAAAGTCGTTATCGTCGGAGCTGGCGAGGTTGGTTATCATATTTCACATAGACTTGCTCAGGAGCATAAGCAGGTTGTTGTGATTGATCAGGATGAAAACGCGCTTAGAAGAATTTCAGAGATTCTTGATGTGCAAACAATTCTTGGTTCTGGTTCCAGTCCCAAAGTACTTAAAGATGCTGGTGCTGCTAACGCAGATATTTTTCTGGCAGTAACAGACAGTGATGAAGTTAATATTATTGCATGCTTATTTGCAAATATTATTGCTCCGGATGCGAAGAAGCTCGCGCGAATCCGTAACGAAGAATACAGCGGTTACAGTAAAGAGCTTTCTGAAAATCTCCTCAATATTTCTGCTATCATTAATCCCGAAGTTGAAGTCATTAAGAGCATCGATCGGTTGCTATCTATGCCGGGAGCTGTGGACTATAACGAGTTTGCTGCTGGTAAAATCAAGTTGATTGGTGTTCGTATGGGACATGGTCCATTACTGGATCAGACTCTTATGAATTTTAGAAGCGTTGTTTCTGACTCTGACGTTATTATTGCTGCAATTGTACGCGACGATGCGCTCATTATTCCGGGTGGTAGCGATACTATTCAAAAAGACGATATTGTTTACTTCGTATGTAAAAATACAAGTCTTGAGTCCGTACGCAAGGCGTGTGGAAGAAGTCTTGATCCAATCAAAAATGCATTCATTATCGGTGGGGGCAATATTGGCTTTCGTTTGGCTTCCTTGTTTGAAAAGAAAGGGATCCATACAAAGATCGTTGATTCAAACCCTGATCGATGTAGTGTTCTGGCCGAGAAACTTGATGCAGCGCTCGTACTATGTGGCGACGGCACAGATCAGGAATTTTTACAGGAAGAGAATATTGCTGAAATGGATGTGGTCGTCTCTCTAACTTCAGACGAAGAGACTAATATCCTTACCTCCCTGCTAGCGAAAAATCTTGGTGTTAAAAAAACAGTTACCCGTGTGAACAAGCTTGCATACCAGCCTTTGATTAAGGCTGTCGGTATCGATCATTCTGTTTCACCGCGTCTGTCTGCTGTTAACTCCATCCTACAGTATGTACGTCAGGGAAACGTTCTGTCTTCGGTCTCAATCAGCGGTGAAGGAGCTGAGGCTCTGGAAGCTATTGCTGAAAGCCATTCTGAAATTGTCGGTAAGCCTATTAAGGATCTACCATTCCCGAAAGGAACGTTGGTCATCGGCATTATGCGTGACACAGAGGTTATCATTCCAAACGGCGAAAGCGTAATCCTCCCTGATGACCGCATTATTATTCTGACTACTCCGGAAAATGTTGCACGAGTTGAACAAGCTTTAGTTGTAACGTTGCAATCCGTGTAG
- a CDS encoding TrkH family potassium uptake protein, which yields MRVKYCLYIIGALLGAVGLTMFFPIGWALYYQDAGLVPLLVSTVITLLVGAALFLLFRPKQKMMMNHREGMAIVAIGWLAAGVAGALPFYFGDVFPTLTDCIFESISGFTTTGSSVMTDIESVARSLLMWRSLTHWLGGMGIIVLSLAILPFLGVGGMQLYKAEVPGPVPDKLKPRIKDTAAALWKVYVLFSLLLCVLLMFGGMNLFDAICHTFGTMATGGFSTKNTSAGYYNSAYIDWVITIFMFIAGANFSLHFRALAGDVKCFWKDSEFRFYTAIIVLFTAIITLVVYGSNYDSFADSLRFAAFQVASICTTTGFATADYELWAPLAQALLLFLMFLGGCAGSTGGGIKCMRIQLLLKQGYHELFRLVHPRAVKHIKLGGRTVQASVMSGVLGFFVIYLAVFVLSGFLLSATGLDVLTSFAAVVACIGNIGPGLGSVGPAENFAHLPDFAKWVLTLCMLLGRLEIYTVFILFIPEFWKK from the coding sequence ATGCGAGTTAAGTACTGTCTTTACATTATCGGAGCATTGCTCGGAGCTGTTGGCCTCACCATGTTCTTTCCTATTGGTTGGGCCTTGTATTATCAGGATGCTGGGTTAGTTCCATTACTGGTTTCAACTGTGATTACGTTGTTGGTTGGTGCAGCGTTATTTTTGCTGTTTCGACCTAAGCAAAAAATGATGATGAACCACAGGGAGGGGATGGCGATAGTCGCCATCGGCTGGCTTGCCGCTGGCGTTGCCGGAGCTCTTCCCTTTTATTTCGGCGATGTGTTCCCCACACTGACCGACTGTATCTTCGAATCCATATCTGGTTTTACTACAACGGGTTCCAGTGTCATGACGGACATAGAGTCCGTGGCAAGAAGTCTCCTGATGTGGCGTAGTTTAACACACTGGCTTGGTGGTATGGGGATTATTGTACTTTCTCTTGCTATTCTGCCATTTCTCGGTGTGGGTGGTATGCAATTGTACAAGGCTGAAGTGCCGGGTCCTGTTCCGGATAAGTTGAAGCCACGTATTAAGGATACCGCTGCTGCGTTATGGAAAGTATACGTTCTTTTTTCTCTTCTGCTGTGTGTTTTATTAATGTTTGGCGGTATGAACTTGTTTGATGCCATTTGTCATACCTTTGGGACAATGGCTACAGGTGGGTTCTCCACTAAAAACACGTCTGCAGGGTATTACAACAGTGCATATATTGACTGGGTGATCACAATATTCATGTTTATCGCCGGTGCTAACTTCTCTCTGCACTTCAGGGCTCTTGCGGGAGACGTTAAGTGTTTTTGGAAGGACTCTGAATTCAGGTTCTACACTGCAATTATTGTATTGTTCACTGCGATTATTACCTTGGTAGTATATGGCTCAAACTATGATTCTTTCGCAGATTCTTTGCGCTTTGCAGCATTTCAGGTCGCTTCTATTTGTACTACAACAGGTTTTGCTACCGCAGATTATGAACTATGGGCTCCACTTGCTCAAGCTTTGCTCTTGTTCCTTATGTTCCTAGGAGGCTGTGCAGGCTCCACGGGCGGCGGTATAAAATGCATGCGTATACAGCTGTTGCTCAAGCAGGGATACCATGAACTGTTTAGATTGGTTCATCCTCGTGCTGTAAAACATATTAAGCTTGGCGGGCGTACTGTTCAGGCGAGTGTTATGTCCGGCGTGCTAGGCTTTTTTGTTATCTACTTGGCAGTCTTTGTTCTTTCTGGATTCTTACTATCAGCTACTGGACTGGACGTATTGACGTCATTTGCTGCAGTTGTTGCCTGTATTGGCAATATTGGCCCGGGACTTGGCTCAGTTGGTCCTGCAGAAAATTTTGCGCACCTTCCTGACTTTGCAAAATGGGTTTTGACTCTCTGTATGCTGTTAGGGAGGCTGGAGATTTATACCGTCTTTATCCTGTTCATTCCTGAGTTCTGGAAAAAGTAA
- a CDS encoding adenylate kinase — protein sequence MNILIFGPNGSGKGTQGALIKKKYDGMAHIESGAIFRAHIGGGTELGKKAKEYIDRGDLVPDEITIPMVLETLKVEGAKGWLLDGFPRNMVQAEKLYEALKAENIKLDYVVEILLPREVAKNRIMGRRLCENDNNHPNNIFIEPIKPNGDVCRVCGGALTARADDQDEGAINKRHDIYYNTTDGTLAAAYFYKDLAAKGETKYIELDGEGSIESIKDTLISKLS from the coding sequence GTGAACATTCTCATTTTTGGACCAAACGGCAGTGGTAAAGGTACTCAGGGCGCTCTCATTAAGAAAAAGTACGATGGCATGGCTCACATTGAGTCCGGTGCTATCTTCCGTGCACACATTGGCGGCGGAACTGAGCTTGGTAAAAAAGCTAAAGAATACATTGACCGCGGTGACCTCGTACCTGACGAAATCACCATTCCTATGGTTCTCGAAACTCTGAAAGTAGAAGGCGCAAAAGGCTGGCTGCTTGACGGTTTCCCACGCAACATGGTTCAGGCTGAAAAACTGTACGAAGCTCTCAAAGCTGAGAACATCAAGCTTGACTACGTTGTTGAAATCCTTCTTCCTCGTGAAGTTGCTAAAAACCGCATCATGGGTCGTCGTCTTTGCGAAAATGACAACAACCACCCTAACAACATCTTCATTGAGCCTATCAAGCCAAACGGAGACGTCTGTCGCGTATGTGGCGGTGCTCTTACTGCTCGTGCTGACGATCAGGACGAAGGTGCAATCAACAAACGTCACGACATTTACTACAACACCACCGACGGAACTCTCGCTGCAGCTTACTTCTACAAAGATCTTGCTGCAAAAGGTGAAACAAAATACATTGAGCTTGATGGTGAAGGTTCTATCGAATCCATCAAAGATACTCTTATTTCTAAGCTTTCCTAG
- the tilS gene encoding tRNA lysidine(34) synthetase TilS, with translation MNRHLPTGLQELDPKAAHLCLGIENFITRELQTSLEDTVLLVALSGGVDSSALLIILTCLAKKNGFCIHAAHFNHQLRPEADAEETHIRQLCSSLDIELTTDSQDIAAYASGHKLGIEEAARLRRYAFLESTRLAVNADWIVTGHHANDLAEDVMMRLIRGTGWPALGGMQGKCNNRKLLRPLLTTPKDDLISFANACSLTWCEDASNIDKQFLRNRVRSQIIPLLCKENPAFLDATTSLWKLAQVDTDHWAEIINQHLQKTDFDSPKLLKEDLSSMSQATRLRVYKAVLNSMGKGQPLQQNLLALDTAWQANVGGKVVQFPGNKIATIRKGTIYFSYQ, from the coding sequence ATGAACAGGCATCTTCCTACAGGTTTGCAAGAACTCGATCCCAAGGCAGCACATCTCTGTCTTGGGATTGAGAATTTTATCACAAGAGAACTTCAAACCTCTTTAGAAGACACCGTTTTACTTGTTGCACTTTCAGGAGGGGTCGATTCCAGCGCCCTGCTCATCATCCTCACATGCCTTGCCAAAAAAAACGGATTCTGCATTCATGCAGCTCATTTTAATCATCAGCTCCGACCTGAGGCAGATGCTGAGGAAACACACATCCGCCAGCTATGCTCTTCATTAGACATTGAATTAACAACAGATTCTCAAGATATTGCCGCATACGCTTCTGGTCATAAATTAGGAATAGAGGAAGCCGCGCGCCTCCGCCGCTATGCCTTTTTAGAATCAACGCGACTCGCAGTAAATGCAGACTGGATTGTTACAGGGCACCACGCCAATGACCTCGCAGAAGACGTTATGATGCGACTTATTCGTGGAACAGGCTGGCCTGCGCTGGGTGGCATGCAAGGGAAATGCAACAATCGCAAATTGCTACGCCCATTGCTCACAACACCGAAAGATGATCTTATTTCATTTGCAAATGCATGTTCCCTTACATGGTGTGAAGATGCATCAAATATTGACAAACAATTCCTGCGCAACCGCGTACGATCACAAATTATCCCATTGTTATGCAAAGAGAATCCTGCTTTTCTCGACGCAACAACGTCCCTTTGGAAGCTCGCACAGGTTGATACTGATCACTGGGCTGAAATAATTAATCAGCACCTCCAAAAAACTGACTTTGACTCCCCGAAATTACTCAAAGAAGACCTTAGTTCAATGTCACAGGCTACAAGGCTGCGCGTATACAAAGCGGTTCTGAACAGCATGGGCAAGGGACAACCACTTCAACAGAATTTGCTTGCGCTGGATACAGCCTGGCAAGCGAATGTCGGTGGAAAAGTTGTGCAGTTTCCCGGTAATAAAATTGCCACGATTCGAAAGGGTACAATCTATTTTAGTTACCAATGA
- the hemA gene encoding glutamyl-tRNA reductase, translating into MDRDIYLIGLNHKTAGVEVREKFALTDCKHLEEGVVPVEGCIKEALTLSTCNRVELLVVADGDNAVDHVLQCWAKARNLPVEELAPYVYKHKGLDAVTHLFTVAASLDSLVIGEPQILGQLKDAYHDSVDKNTTGVVLNRLLHKAFSVAKRVRTETGVASSAVSISYAAVELAKRIFGDMSEQSAMLIGAGEMAELAATHLLNNGISKVYVANRTFARGQALAEQFNGEAIPFDQLFEQLEKVDIIISSTGAHEAVIRAKDIRQVLKKRKNRSMFFIDIAVPRDIDPDVNGLDNVYLYDIDDLKEVVEENLAQRQEEANKARRIVECETVTFNKWLKSLQLQPTIVDLISRTDAIMEEELAKTLKHIPNATPEMEMHLREMINSISKKVNHEPISFLKRRYEEEEAGERYIDITRRMFNLDKDDVTEKAHPHRRR; encoded by the coding sequence ATGGATCGTGATATTTATCTCATTGGTCTTAACCACAAGACCGCCGGTGTTGAAGTCCGCGAAAAATTCGCTCTTACAGACTGCAAACATCTTGAAGAAGGCGTTGTGCCTGTTGAAGGATGTATTAAAGAAGCACTTACACTATCCACCTGCAACCGTGTCGAGTTACTCGTTGTTGCAGATGGCGATAATGCCGTTGATCATGTGCTCCAGTGCTGGGCAAAAGCTCGCAACCTTCCGGTTGAAGAACTTGCTCCGTATGTCTACAAGCACAAAGGTCTCGATGCAGTAACTCACTTATTTACAGTTGCAGCCAGTCTTGATTCACTTGTTATTGGTGAACCACAGATTTTGGGTCAACTCAAAGATGCATACCATGACTCAGTAGATAAAAATACTACCGGTGTTGTGTTAAACAGACTGCTGCACAAAGCGTTTTCTGTTGCTAAGCGAGTGCGTACAGAAACAGGAGTTGCTTCCAGCGCTGTTTCTATCTCATACGCTGCTGTAGAATTAGCAAAACGTATTTTTGGTGATATGAGTGAACAAAGCGCCATGCTTATCGGTGCCGGTGAAATGGCCGAGCTTGCAGCAACGCATTTACTTAATAACGGTATCAGCAAAGTCTATGTTGCTAACCGCACGTTCGCCCGCGGACAGGCTCTCGCTGAACAATTTAACGGTGAAGCAATTCCATTTGACCAACTTTTCGAGCAGCTGGAAAAAGTTGATATCATCATCTCTTCCACTGGTGCACATGAGGCCGTTATCCGCGCTAAAGATATCCGTCAGGTATTAAAAAAGCGTAAAAACCGCTCCATGTTCTTCATCGATATTGCTGTACCACGTGATATTGATCCAGACGTCAACGGTCTGGATAATGTATACCTGTATGACATCGACGACTTAAAAGAAGTTGTCGAAGAAAACCTTGCTCAGCGTCAGGAAGAAGCCAACAAGGCGCGCAGAATTGTTGAATGTGAGACAGTCACTTTTAATAAGTGGCTTAAATCACTACAATTACAGCCAACAATTGTTGACCTTATCTCCAGAACAGATGCTATTATGGAAGAAGAGCTTGCTAAGACACTCAAGCACATTCCAAATGCCACGCCTGAAATGGAAATGCATTTACGCGAAATGATTAATTCCATTTCCAAAAAGGTAAACCATGAACCTATCTCCTTCCTCAAACGTCGTTATGAGGAAGAAGAAGCCGGTGAACGATATATTGATATCACCCGGCGTATGTTCAATCTGGACAAGGATGATGTGACCGAAAAAGCACACCCTCACAGAAGACGCTAG
- a CDS encoding cytochrome C assembly family protein, producing the protein MSSFELFSILVVSLYCLGALAVFTGSIVKSTKLKQLSNAVTIAGFGLHTVLLGYAMALAGWALPSGYYISMLSWSLLLIYFFMWWRFKLSFLSLTASPLALVLFIGSFHAKGMSQIPKAWSAAFFGLHIGTLFFSFGLLAMAFGAGILFIRLEKKIKSKEPLSDFEKELPALNTFDKVNQLAVVAGFPLYTVGLVTGFIWARVEWGRILSGDPKEIVSLGVWFVYAWLFHQRLVMGWRGRKAAGAAIWIFSICMFSLIGINIFTTTHHSFLQ; encoded by the coding sequence ATGAGCTCATTTGAGCTATTCTCCATTCTTGTCGTTTCGTTGTATTGTTTGGGTGCTCTTGCCGTTTTCACTGGTTCAATTGTTAAAAGCACAAAGCTAAAACAATTGTCTAATGCGGTGACTATTGCCGGTTTTGGACTGCACACAGTACTGCTTGGGTATGCCATGGCACTAGCCGGATGGGCATTACCTTCCGGTTACTATATCTCCATGCTTTCATGGAGCTTGTTGCTTATTTACTTTTTTATGTGGTGGCGATTTAAGCTTTCCTTTTTATCGCTCACAGCCTCCCCGCTTGCGCTGGTACTATTTATAGGATCGTTCCATGCCAAGGGCATGTCACAAATACCAAAAGCATGGTCTGCAGCTTTCTTCGGGCTGCACATCGGCACCTTGTTTTTCAGCTTTGGCTTGCTTGCAATGGCATTCGGGGCAGGAATTTTATTCATTCGTCTTGAAAAGAAAATCAAATCAAAAGAACCTCTTAGTGATTTTGAAAAAGAACTACCTGCACTAAACACTTTTGACAAAGTAAACCAACTTGCTGTAGTTGCCGGTTTCCCTTTGTACACTGTGGGCTTAGTCACTGGATTTATCTGGGCTCGAGTCGAATGGGGTAGAATACTCAGCGGTGACCCCAAGGAAATTGTTTCACTGGGCGTCTGGTTTGTCTACGCGTGGCTGTTCCACCAGCGACTCGTAATGGGATGGCGTGGTCGTAAGGCCGCGGGTGCAGCTATTTGGATATTCAGTATCTGCATGTTCTCATTAATTGGCATTAATATCTTCACAACAACACATCACAGCTTTCTTCAGTAA
- a CDS encoding precorrin-2 dehydrogenase/sirohydrochlorin ferrochelatase family protein: protein MRYYPLLLDLHGTHCLIVGFGKVGQRKLATLLKANPAQVTVLDTFALGDVEDTELLQLLNNPLVTYAQRDFEASDVTGKTLVFASTGNRDVNEAVSSACAAQRILCNVIDDPSAGTFTVPAHIENGELLITLSTGGASPALSRKIKKELQQQIGNKYAPVVTLMGRIRPLILELANDTAQNTVLFRRLVSSDIAEVIQKKDRIAAESILRSTLPETLHSTIGALLHELI, encoded by the coding sequence ATGCGCTATTATCCTCTTCTACTAGACCTTCATGGTACGCACTGCCTTATCGTGGGCTTCGGCAAGGTCGGGCAGCGAAAGCTTGCCACTCTTCTAAAAGCAAATCCAGCACAAGTAACGGTTCTGGATACCTTTGCACTTGGAGATGTGGAGGATACTGAATTGCTGCAACTACTTAACAACCCACTTGTTACCTACGCGCAGCGGGATTTTGAAGCAAGCGATGTTACAGGTAAAACTCTTGTTTTTGCTTCAACTGGCAACAGGGATGTAAACGAAGCCGTCTCAAGCGCGTGTGCAGCACAACGAATCCTGTGTAATGTCATCGATGATCCTTCAGCTGGCACTTTCACAGTTCCTGCACACATAGAAAACGGTGAATTACTGATTACTCTTTCGACGGGAGGAGCGAGCCCTGCTCTTTCACGCAAAATAAAAAAAGAACTTCAACAACAGATTGGCAATAAATATGCCCCTGTTGTCACGCTTATGGGACGTATTCGTCCATTGATACTTGAACTGGCAAATGATACTGCACAAAACACGGTTTTGTTCCGTCGTCTTGTTTCATCTGACATTGCAGAAGTCATTCAGAAAAAAGATCGGATCGCGGCTGAATCAATTTTACGGTCTACCCTTCCGGAGACATTGCATTCTACTATAGGAGCGTTACTCCATGAGCTCATTTGA